Proteins from a single region of Orcinus orca chromosome 20, mOrcOrc1.1, whole genome shotgun sequence:
- the C5AR2 gene encoding C5a anaphylatoxin chemotactic receptor 2 isoform X2 translates to MVSGVWMENSSLGYEYGDYGEIPDLPVDCVDDTCVSIEPLHVAPLLLYAAVFLVGLPGNAMVAWVTWKEARRRVGATWFLHLAVADLLCCLSLPILAVSVAHGGRWLYGAVGCQALPAVILLSMYASVLLLATLSADLCLLAFGPSWWGGAGRACRVHVACGASWTLALLLTVPSAIYRRLRQEYFPHRLECVVDYGGSTVAENSVTATRFIFGFLGPLVVVAGCHGALLCCTTRRRWPLGMAVVVGFFVCWTPYHTLGLVLTLAAPHSVLLARALRAEPLVVGLALAHSCLNPMLFLYFGRSQLRKSLPASCRWALKESQSHDESVVSKKSTGRDLVSEVEV, encoded by the coding sequence GTGTCTGGGGTTTGGATGGAGAACTCTTCTCTCGGCTACGAGTATGGGGATTACGGCGAGATTCCAGATCTCCCTGTGGACTGTGTTGATGACACCTGCGTCTCCATCGAACCCCTCCACGTGGCCCCACTCCTGCTGTATGCCGCCGTCTTCCTGGTGGGGTTGCCAGGCAATGCCATGGTGGCCTGGGTGACCTGGAAAGAGGCCCGCCGGAGGGTCGGTGCCACCTGGTTCCTCCACCTGGCTGTGGCGGACCTACTCTGCTGCTTGTCTCTCCCCATCCTAGCGGTGTCCGTCGCCCACGGGGGCCGTTGGCTGTATGGGGCCGTgggctgccaggccctgcccgCCGTCATCCTGCTGTCCATGTACGCCAGCGTCCTCCTCCTGGCCACTCTAAGCGCTGACCTTTGCCTGCTGGCCTTTGGGCCCAGCTGgtggggtggagctgggagggCATGCAGGGTGCATGTAGCCTGTGGGGCATCCTGGACACTGGCCTTGCTGCTCACTGTGCCCTCAGCCATCTACCGCCGGCTGCGTCAGGAGTATTTCCCACACCGGCTGGAGTGCGTAGTGGACTACGGTGGCTCGACCGTGGCCGAGAACTCAGTGACCGCCACCCGGTTTATTTTCGGCTTCCTGGGGCCGCTGGTGGTCGTGGCCGGCTGCCATGGTGCCCTCCTGTGCTGTACTACCCGACGCCGCTGGCCACTGGGCATGGCCGTTGTGGTAGGGTTTTTTGTCTGCTGGACCCCCTACCACACACTGGGGCTGGTACTCACCTTGGCTGCCCCACACTCTGTGCTCTTGGCCCGGGCCCTGCGGGCTGAACCCTTGGTCGTGGGCCTAGCCCTTGCTCACAGCTGTCTCAATCCCATGCTTTTCCTGTATTTCGGGCGGTCTCAACTCCGAAAGTCTCTGCCAGCTTCATGTCGCTGGGCCCTGAAGGAGTCACAGAGCCATGATGAAAGTGTGGTCAGCAAGAAATCCACTGGCCGAGACCTGGTCTCAGAGGTGGAAGTGTAA
- the C5AR2 gene encoding C5a anaphylatoxin chemotactic receptor 2 isoform X1 — MENSSLGYEYGDYGEIPDLPVDCVDDTCVSIEPLHVAPLLLYAAVFLVGLPGNAMVAWVTWKEARRRVGATWFLHLAVADLLCCLSLPILAVSVAHGGRWLYGAVGCQALPAVILLSMYASVLLLATLSADLCLLAFGPSWWGGAGRACRVHVACGASWTLALLLTVPSAIYRRLRQEYFPHRLECVVDYGGSTVAENSVTATRFIFGFLGPLVVVAGCHGALLCCTTRRRWPLGMAVVVGFFVCWTPYHTLGLVLTLAAPHSVLLARALRAEPLVVGLALAHSCLNPMLFLYFGRSQLRKSLPASCRWALKESQSHDESVVSKKSTGRDLVSEVEV; from the coding sequence ATGGAGAACTCTTCTCTCGGCTACGAGTATGGGGATTACGGCGAGATTCCAGATCTCCCTGTGGACTGTGTTGATGACACCTGCGTCTCCATCGAACCCCTCCACGTGGCCCCACTCCTGCTGTATGCCGCCGTCTTCCTGGTGGGGTTGCCAGGCAATGCCATGGTGGCCTGGGTGACCTGGAAAGAGGCCCGCCGGAGGGTCGGTGCCACCTGGTTCCTCCACCTGGCTGTGGCGGACCTACTCTGCTGCTTGTCTCTCCCCATCCTAGCGGTGTCCGTCGCCCACGGGGGCCGTTGGCTGTATGGGGCCGTgggctgccaggccctgcccgCCGTCATCCTGCTGTCCATGTACGCCAGCGTCCTCCTCCTGGCCACTCTAAGCGCTGACCTTTGCCTGCTGGCCTTTGGGCCCAGCTGgtggggtggagctgggagggCATGCAGGGTGCATGTAGCCTGTGGGGCATCCTGGACACTGGCCTTGCTGCTCACTGTGCCCTCAGCCATCTACCGCCGGCTGCGTCAGGAGTATTTCCCACACCGGCTGGAGTGCGTAGTGGACTACGGTGGCTCGACCGTGGCCGAGAACTCAGTGACCGCCACCCGGTTTATTTTCGGCTTCCTGGGGCCGCTGGTGGTCGTGGCCGGCTGCCATGGTGCCCTCCTGTGCTGTACTACCCGACGCCGCTGGCCACTGGGCATGGCCGTTGTGGTAGGGTTTTTTGTCTGCTGGACCCCCTACCACACACTGGGGCTGGTACTCACCTTGGCTGCCCCACACTCTGTGCTCTTGGCCCGGGCCCTGCGGGCTGAACCCTTGGTCGTGGGCCTAGCCCTTGCTCACAGCTGTCTCAATCCCATGCTTTTCCTGTATTTCGGGCGGTCTCAACTCCGAAAGTCTCTGCCAGCTTCATGTCGCTGGGCCCTGAAGGAGTCACAGAGCCATGATGAAAGTGTGGTCAGCAAGAAATCCACTGGCCGAGACCTGGTCTCAGAGGTGGAAGTGTAA